In the genome of Arachis hypogaea cultivar Tifrunner chromosome 9, arahy.Tifrunner.gnm2.J5K5, whole genome shotgun sequence, the window gccaaacgagcatttgaggtgtactgtgatgcctcattgaagggtctagggtgcgtgctgatgcagcatcataatatggtggcgtatgcctcacggcaGTTGAGATTGCATGAAGTTAACTATCCTACGCATGATTTAGAGCTTGCTGCGGTCGTGTTTACgctaaaggtgtggaggcattacctctatggggttaagttccaagttttctctgatcataagagcttgaagtacctctttgatcagaaagagcttaatatgaggcagaggaggtggatggaattattgaaggactatgactttgagttgaattaccatccgggaaaggtgAATGTAGTGGCAGATGCGTTAAGTCAAAAGTCATTATAtgtggcttggatgatgcttcaagaggagaagttgctcaagagattcgagagtctgaaaattggtgctcgagaagtatccggaaccttaTGTTTGAGctgattagaaatctcaagtgactttaagtccgaactcctaaaggctcatcaaaatgatgaagcgttatggaaggtgttaccggctattgagcaagaaaaacagtggagagtgtcggaaggaAAAGATGAgttatggagattcaagagtaggatcattgtgccagatgttggcactttgaggtaggatatcttaaaggaggcacacaaaagcggcttctccattcacccgggaagtactaagatgtaccataatttaaaggcgatgttttggtggccgggtatgaagaatgatgtggcggaatatgtttcaaagtgcttaacttgtcaaaaggtaaagattgaacatcaaagaccttctgggatgttgcaacctttagagattccacaatggaagtgggaaagtattgcaatggacttcgtgtcaggattgccaaggactagggctggttttgatgctatctgggtgattgtggaccgactgacgaagtcagctacTTTCtacccattcgtatgacttacaccctcgaggagctagcacggttatacataaaggagattgtgagacttcatggtgtacctgctactataatctctaatagagatcctcgtttcacttcaagattttggggtgcatttcagaaggcttttggaacccgattaagcttgagtacgacttaccatcctcaaacagatggtcaatccgagaggacgatccaaacactagaggatatgttgagagcttgtgttttggagcAACcgacgagttgggatcggtatatgccattagtggagtttgcatacaataatagttatcatgcgagcatcggaatggctccgtatgaggccttgtatgggaggaaatgtcaatctccgctatgttggtatgaagctggagagaaaatcttgttggggccggaaatgatagctgagaccattgaacaagtcaagaaaatccgagataggatgcttgcggcgcagagtcgtcaaaagagttacgccgatcagaggtgaaagcccttagaatttgaggaaagagaccatgttttccttaaggttactccgaccacgggagtaggtagggcaattagagcaaagaagttgaatcctcaatACATtagtccatttcagatcctggagagggttggaccggtggcgtatcggatggctctaccacctcatcttttgaacctgcacgacgtgtttcacgtgtcgcagcttcggaagtacactcctaatgctagccatgtgttggaacctgaatcggttcagttaagagaaaaTTTGAACGgatatccgcatttattctcaggtaattacatttgaattttgtgggcaaaattcccagtTAGGTGGGTataatgtaaaacccggttaattaacggctaattaacccataaatgagaatttattctagaaagcctaaaatgtgatttttatgtcttaatatgatagaggagactaAGACGAGAATTTTgttaccaattttatagaattcgaacaaagattggaccgaacgggccaaactgggccaaccggacccaaagtgggcccttggcccaactaaactaatccaaaaccctagttttcatcacactctctcctcacacaacactaaTACACGCTGAAAAAGaaaggccatggagggaagaacactctctcaagttctctcccttggttgatcttcaaaccaccataacttttgatctagagctccgattgccacaccgtttatggccacacgttcaccgcagagagctctacaaaacccatacaatcaatcttaaggtaagccacgtttttctcttcgaaTTTCTAGCCTTGATTTTGAGTTTCCTGAgcaaaaaatgttgagattttgggctctttgatgttataggacccaactctcttgaaggagaaggttaatcttgtctctttggaccttgggtgtggtaagattctcaaccctagtgtaatttgtggttttatgatgtttgggttttgagatgttgtgtatgggtgtgatgattgtggcttaggttgtgtatgtgtgaatattaGAGCTTGATTGGTaaatttgaaaagcttgaaaagggatttggtggtgaaaaatctgttcttggaggtgttgaggccttgagagcttgaggaaaagtggtttggaagtgctccagttgagcttgggaaatcggttaaggtatggtctcggtttctcgtatctaatatgtaatatggtaggaaatacttaggctagaggccctaagataggcattgaattgttggtgttgttgaatggttgatatatatgatgtggtcatatatgtgatgatgattattgatgccttgatggtatgatgtatgagaaatatgcatgttgtgatatatgcttgatgattggttgtggttgaattgtgggttgaaccatatAGATGGTGAGTATGACATTGATTGTGTATAatgatgatttattagaattggcattgttgaaaattggcatgaggaagagtatgtgATACGTcaatgtgtttgggtttgaaccacttgggtgaagtgggttaaaatgatgggatagtgattttgtcatttgtggtaaagtgtcaacgtgtgagttgaggaggcttggtgttgcatttaatatattttgattgatttcaaagaaaagggatgaaattggcatgttttgattgattttgaagagagttgaaaatggcttgttttgaaaatggcactttgtggttttgtataaaaAACATGGTTTTGGGCATACTtgggtgggacataacttggactacgaatctctgttttgcgccaaatctatttagaaatgaacttaGATCCGGGATgcccatgccgttcgaagaacgggtgaaaaacgatttaaaatgagaaagttatgtccgttggaagattggggggtttagtttgtgaattctgcagcttttaacttagaaaatttttagcagaatgaccccccgcgcgtaggcgcacttggcgcgtacgtgccgttcttccagaaagcgccatccacgcgtgcgcgtgatgtgcgcgggcgcgctgaatgtgctgcacccaatgcccagcaattttccagagagttgtgccagaactatGTCAGTTTTGTGCATGGGGaacgagagcacccacgcgtacgcgtggttgacgcgtgcacgtcgattggctaattttcaatccacgtgttagcgtgcatgacgcataaGCGTCGAtaagttttgtggccatccacgcgtgcacgtggagtgcgcgtacgcgtggccctgttttcatcccaaagttgatttttgagttttaaaagccaaatctcatacttctaagcctccgatctcaccacttatgtcttaaatcattataatatgcctagctattagaaaaggagctaggggatgtggtaacttgcgagtgaagcaagggaaaaatgaatgatcaatgaggatcaaagatgattatgtgagaggcggaggatggcggtggaagtgcttgttatgccttgggccgaaaggccgtaattgttaatgatacggctggttatggatttaaccgtgagccgggtggctggttatggatttaactgtgagccggatggctggattattgctgTGTTACGgcagagccatgattatggctatgtataaatgcatatatgctgttgaatgaattgtgaatgttgcacttccactgttggagatgagagtttccctggaaggaagtagtggctagccaccacgtgctccaggttgagactcgaagctcttttgaccctatgtcgtaagggtggccgggcactgtgaaagccccggatgagctcgcccccgtaaatattcaccagtgaaggtgatggatatagatcatgattatgatcaatttatgatgagtataactcgagtaggggatgcgtgacagagggacagtccaatggttagctaccaggacttgtcgggttagctctataaccgacagatgatatcatcagccactagggacaggcattcatcatatgcatactatatgaattgtttgagattgcctatttgactgtaTATTacctgctaattgtctaaatgccttatttgttcctatttgtatatttcttgtctgatataactgtgtttgctacattatactcctgctggtggttgggaggtgtgaaagaattggaaagagaagtattagttagactgaagaatctttagtcagtcgcCACATATGggttagcttgtttataagctttgatattacctggaggaagttctaggattgcctttggctttcctctattattatgtattatatatgtggaagctgttaccatgctggggacctctggttctcacccatgcggattttgtggttttcagatacaggacgtgaggtttctcgctgaggcttgctggagacttctggattagcaaagatcctttgttcttggggactctattttagtttatatgtcttgcttagatacttttatctccattaaataatacaaactgtgatgactcctcttatgggagattttgtatgtatatatatatatatatatatatatatatatatatatatatatatatatatatatatatatatatatatatatatatcgctatgctcagaccggttatcttcgcggccagattttgagtcttgatattcttgtttttgacactcctttgtatatatataatctagcgttggtttatccttgttcgttatgttatcgatcggagtgttgcgctttcgagttgcgatttttttgttcacccctttttctacaaaggctcctagttataatcgttcattcatactactatacttactaaatttttattttagaggtcgtaataccttgccatctctgaattatgacttaagcataagactttgtatggtagggtgttacacattcgCCAGCCATGTTGTGAATCTAATTTCTCGGATAAAGCCCGCGTTGATGAGCTTCTTGGTTTCTTCCAGGGAGGCTTGTTTTCGGTCATGGCCGAGattcttctttttttgtattaCCGGTCGGGCAGATGGGTCTAATGCCAACTTGTGTGATATGATGGATGGATCGATGCCTGGCATATCAGCTGGGGTCCAAGCAAACAGGTCGGCATTTTGTTGTAAGAATGATTGGAATGAGGATTTTTCTTCCAAGGATAATGTTGAACCGACGTATGTGAATTTGTCCGTGCTTTCTGTGAAATAGATTTTATGCAGGTCTTCTGTTGGGGTTGGCCTTTCCAGTATTCCCGCTCTGGGGTCAAGGTCGGCCAGCATTTGTTGGTCGTTCATGTTGCCGATGTTGTGAACATGGGCTTTTGTGTTTCAGCTAGGTCTTTTGAGACTATTGTTGTAGCATTCTCTGGCTTCTCGGGCATTACTGTGAATGGTTGCAATTGTGTTATCCTGCAAAGGGAACTTAAcacaaagatgaattgtagatacTATAGCGTCGAACATATTTAAGAAAGGTCGGCCAAGTATTAAATTGTAAGGACTAAAACAGTCAACTACCAAGTATTGAATATATGAAGTTTTTGACGAGGGAAACTCAccaagtgtggtttgtaaccacacggAGCCCATAACCGGGACTCTCTCTCCTGAGAAACCTACCAAGTCTCCAGTAGAAGGTTGGAGGATGTAGCTGCTCAATTTCATCTTCTGGAATGTGGAGAAAAATAGGACATCGGCACTGCTCCCAGGATCCAGCAACACCTTTTTTACTAGGAGATCTCCGAGCTGTAGGGAGATGACGACCGGGTCATCTAAGTTTGGTAGACCTTTGTTATGATCGGCTATCTGGAATGTTATCTGTGGGGACTGTGGTATTGTCTGCTATTGAATTTGATCAGCATTGATGGAGAGCATAGCTCGGTAAGATTGCTTTCTTGCCAAACTTGTTGTTCCtccacctgcaaaacctccaGAGATATAGTTAATAATACGCCTTGGTTGGTCGGGATGGGTGGTGTCTGGCCGATCTTTATCTCGGCCATGCTGTATTGCTGGGTGTTGTTCACCAGGAGTGGTTGTTCGTCGCTGCATGTGGCCGGTGATATATTTGTCCAGGTGGCCTTGCCAAGCTAATCGCTCTAGAAGGTCATTGGCAATGATACACTCGTTGGTAGTGTGTCCATGCTTTTGGTGTAAGGAGCAGTATTTTGATCTGTCCGCGCCTCTTGAATCTGGGTAACTGCCGGCTTTCCTTGGCGGTTTGATCAGCTTCGAATTCAAGATTTCCTTGATGATATCGTCACGCTTGGTGTTGAACTGAGTGTAGGACTCACACCGCGAAGTCGGTTTGAAGTTCTTTTTGTCTCGAGTTCTGTCGTCGTCTCTGTAATGaggtttttctgtttttcgagcTTGGTGGAGTTCCTCGATGTCAATCTGAGCTTTTGCCTTTTCGCGGAATTTAGCCATAGTTTTAGGTTTGGCCACAGCAATAGCTTCCTGGAATTTTCCTGGTTGCAATCCGCTTTTTATGGCGTGCAGTTCCACCTCGGGGTGGAGGTCGGGTATACTTATGGCTATCTTTGTGAAGCTCGTCATGTAGTCCTTGAGGCTTTTGTGTTGGCCTTGCTTGATTGTGTTCAGGTAATCGGAGTCATGTAAGTAGATGGCCGATCCAGCAAAGTGCTCCTCAAAGGGCTTTGATATGTCTCGAAATCGAGAAATAGAACCtgcaggcaaagaacaaaacgaatcaagtgcaggaccgtctaagtaagatggaaaacaacgacataaaacTTTATCAGATGCACCGTTTACTATTATTATGGAGGTGAATTTCTTGATGTATTTCTTCGGATCACCTAACCCATCATTGGGAGTTAGGGTGGTCGGTAGGGTGAACCTTCGGGGTAGCACGAAGTTCATCACCTCTGCCGTGAATGGTCCAGGGGAGTTTTTCTGATTGTCGTCCTCATTCTCTGGCCGAGCTTTTTCATTATACTTGGGTTGCTCCTTTTCGTGCTGAGCAGCGTCAGAGACGTGTGTCGGCCCTGATTGATGCTCAGTTTCTTCTTGTCGGTTGTTGTTGTTTTCGATTCGGGTGTTATTCAAGTTGGTAATTTGATTTGCCATTCTTTGGTTCTCCTCGGCCATGGCTTGCCGCAACTCGGTCACCATTTGAAGTAGTTCGGATGATGTGGGTGGAAGTAATTCAGCCATGACTTCAAGTGAAGACCTTGAAGCCGATGATATATGGAAGAGATTATAttctcggccccacggtgggtgccaattgttcttgtatggatacctggaggAAGAGCTCGGTCTCTGGGAATCGACGCCGAGTTGTTATCTTCGGTGCCGACCTTCAAACTTTGTGGTAATCCAAGCTTTATTCCAAGAGGGTGTCTAATTGCGTAGAGCTTTGAGCAAGAAACatgggggagtgtacctgcaaaagcactccgaagcttaagtcagtattgagaattcaatgtgtcTTTTTAGGATGGAAGATCATACCTTTTGTAGGTGAAAATGTACTAGTCCGTtatgtgataaaccccaatttgacggtttatcttgtgcttgatttaagggattttatgaccttttacccacatttattcaataaaatagcatggttttataacttctcccttaattgtgcttaagagtgaaaacatgctttttaggtcttaaaatagctaaatctaattctccttgattccattagatgccttgatatgtttgttaagtgatttaaggtttaggaggcaaagattggatcaaggtaatgaagaaagaagcatgaaaagttggagaactcatgaagaaatgaaagaaccggaaagctgtcaagccgacctcttcgcacttaaacgaccataacttgagctacagaggtctaaatgatgcggttctacttgggttagaaagctaacagccggggcttcgaaacgatataagatttgccatagttgctacatgtatggtggcgcgcacgcgcatagtacgcgcacgcgccgttgctgccacctgattcacttaaagcaaaacgtggccagcgattttagaagccttgtgggcccaatctaactcatttctgatgctatttaagccaaggattgaagggggaatgaacatactctcatactttagatgttagttaccattagttatAGTTTAGttctagaagtagtttctagagagagaagctctcacttctctctagaattaggattatgattaggattagttcctagatctaggttttaatctttgctttcttccacttctatctctcaattctttgttattacattcatcttcttctattcttttgttgtaatttcctttatgttgttcttatattttgttgtagatctagtattgttccttctacattcttccaattcaataagaggtaattcatactaaatgtgtcttctttgcttttctattgttgatctcttgtttttgtagttgtagattcctttaattcttgcatttaataatgattacttctattgcactttatgtgtttgttgaaatgtctcttttagttttagtgtagattttgttcctcttgtcctaggtagagtaattagtgacacttgagttatctaattccttgttgattgataattggagagattgctaattggtttggagtgcagtaaagctagtctttccttgggagttggctaggacttgtggctcaagtcagttcatccgcttgactttcctttatttagtaagggttaactaagtggtagcaatgaacaattctcatcacaattgaggaggataactaggataggacttctaattttcataccttgccaagagccttttatagttgttagtttactttcttgccatttatctttcatgcttcttatcaaaaccccaaaataactcacaaccaataacaagacacttcattacaattcctagggagaacgacccgaggtttgaatacttcggtttataaatttaggggtttattttagtgacaaacaactttttgtatgaaaggattattgcttggtttagaaactatacttcgacgagattttatttgagaaattctaaaccgtcaaaaatccaatcatcattaTGCTTCTGCTTTATTGTCTGtattaaagagaaataatgaTAGGTTGGACGTTTCGCTTTTTGGAAAGTAGTCCGTTAAGCTGAATTATAACGTAAGTTGCCGATTAATGATGTTTGAATAACTATAACGCCGATTAATAGTGTAAATTGCCGAGTTATGATTCGTAATGCTGATCTTGTAACGGTCCtgatcaattattattattattatataaagttTCTTAGTTACATTAGGAAAAccgagagagaaaaagagagaaccgTAACCATTAAAATTTCCAGCTTCGATTTCTTGAATTCTGTAACCCAAATAAAAAACCTAATttggtaaaagtgttcgtatccatCTTTGCTACGTGTTGGTGTCACTTTTGATTAGtggaagttgacggtgacgtagctcccttaccccttgagttcggccaactgaaattctaggaggcacagacgtTCCGaatgttttcttcttcgatagctgGGT includes:
- the LOC112709384 gene encoding uncharacterized protein is translated as MAELLPPTSSELLQMVTELRQAMAEENQRMANQITNLNNTRIENNNNRQEETEHQSGPTHVSDAAQHEKEQPKYNEKARPENEDDNQKNSPGPFTAEVMNFVLPRRFTLPTTLTPNDGLGDPKKYIKKFTSIIIVNGSISRFRDISKPFEEHFAGSAIYLHDSDYLNTIKQGQHKSLKDYMTSFTKIAISIPDLHPEVELHAIKSGLQPGKFQEAIAVAKPKTMAKFREKAKAQIDIEELHQARKTEKPHYRDDDRTRDKKNFKPTSRCESYTQFNTKRDDIIKEILNSKLIKPPRKAGSYPDSRGADRSKYCSLHQKHGHTTNECIIANDLLERLAWQGHLDKYITGHMQRRTTTPGEQHPAIQHGRDKDRPDTTHPDQPRRIINYISGGFAGGGTTSLARKQSYRAMLSINADQIQ